One stretch of Aquimarina sp. Aq107 DNA includes these proteins:
- a CDS encoding 2-hydroxyacid dehydrogenase encodes MKILHIDANHPLLINQLNNLGFENEKSYTSTKPEIESIIKEYDGIIIRSRIKIDKDFLDKATNLKFIGRVGAGLESIDTDYAEKKGIKLFSAPEGNRNAVGEHALGMILSLFNKLNTADRQVKNGHWNREANRGIELDLKTIGIIGYGNMGRAFARKLRGFDVEVICYDIKEDVENSDATQVSLEELFEKTDVLSLHTPWTPLTNKMIDAKFIDKFKKPFWLINTARGKSVVTKDLVDGLQSEKILGAGLDVLEYEKSSFEQLFSSEAEMAKPLKDLIKMDNVILSPHIAGWTIESKEKLAQTIVDKIKAEFC; translated from the coding sequence ATGAAAATACTGCATATAGATGCTAATCATCCTCTCTTAATAAACCAATTAAATAATTTAGGGTTTGAAAACGAAAAAAGTTATACGTCTACAAAGCCTGAAATCGAATCAATAATAAAAGAATATGATGGAATCATAATCAGGTCCCGTATTAAAATTGATAAAGATTTTTTAGATAAAGCTACAAACCTAAAGTTTATTGGTCGCGTTGGTGCAGGTTTAGAAAGTATTGATACCGATTATGCAGAAAAAAAAGGCATTAAACTCTTTTCTGCTCCCGAGGGAAATCGTAATGCTGTAGGAGAACACGCTTTAGGAATGATTTTATCACTATTCAACAAATTAAATACAGCAGATCGTCAGGTAAAGAATGGTCATTGGAACCGCGAAGCAAATCGTGGAATTGAACTAGATTTAAAAACTATTGGTATCATTGGATATGGAAATATGGGAAGGGCATTTGCCCGTAAATTGAGAGGTTTCGATGTAGAAGTAATTTGCTACGATATCAAAGAAGATGTGGAGAATAGCGATGCTACTCAAGTTAGCCTAGAAGAACTTTTTGAAAAAACCGATGTGCTAAGTTTACATACACCATGGACTCCGTTAACCAACAAAATGATAGACGCTAAGTTTATCGATAAATTCAAAAAACCATTTTGGCTCATCAATACTGCTAGAGGAAAAAGTGTAGTTACCAAAGACTTGGTAGATGGGTTACAATCAGAAAAAATTTTAGGAGCAGGATTAGACGTCCTCGAATACGAAAAATCTTCTTTTGAACAATTATTTTCTTCAGAAGCTGAAATGGCCAAACCACTAAAAGACTTAATAAAAATGGACAATGTAATTCTTAGTCCTCATATTGCTGGTTGGACAATTGAGTCTAAAGAAAAACTTGCTCAAACAATTGTAGATAAAATCAAAGCTGAATTTTGCTAG
- a CDS encoding response regulator transcription factor, which translates to MKKTIFIFGALVLALLLLFQLSKYSLVSGHTSIEFIIAGIAIVFFVIGIIINKKVLHREKSNSKEIDHEKIKTLGLSKREYEVLCEIASGLSNKEIAKKLFVSESTIKTHVSNILVKLNAKRRTQAIQIAKELRIIQF; encoded by the coding sequence GTGAAGAAAACCATATTCATCTTCGGAGCATTAGTTTTAGCATTACTTCTACTTTTTCAGTTAAGTAAATACAGTCTTGTATCTGGTCACACCTCTATAGAATTTATTATTGCAGGAATAGCCATCGTTTTTTTTGTTATTGGAATCATAATTAATAAAAAAGTACTTCACAGAGAAAAAAGTAATTCAAAAGAAATAGATCACGAAAAAATCAAAACATTAGGTTTAAGCAAACGGGAATATGAGGTATTATGCGAAATAGCATCGGGATTATCTAATAAAGAAATAGCAAAGAAACTTTTTGTGTCCGAAAGTACCATCAAAACACATGTATCAAACATCTTAGTCAAGTTAAATGCTAAACGCCGTACACAAGCCATACAGATCGCCAAAGAACTTCGAATTATCCAATTTTAA
- a CDS encoding DUF4199 domain-containing protein: MKNTVVRYGIYGAITICILFTLALTLGKSLSYSLQEVIGYASMVVSLIFVYFGIKHYRDIENNGTVSFGKALIIGLLISLFAAIAFGLLDVVYIKYINPNFSAEYYGHIIEEMRTTLSEEEFKIKLSELETQKELFSNPLMNFLLMSVTVLIIGFIISLISGLMLHRKPSQ, encoded by the coding sequence ATGAAAAATACAGTTGTACGTTATGGAATATATGGTGCAATAACCATATGTATACTATTTACTTTAGCATTGACTCTTGGAAAAAGTTTATCCTATTCCCTACAAGAAGTAATTGGATATGCCAGTATGGTAGTATCCCTTATTTTCGTATACTTTGGCATAAAGCATTACAGAGATATAGAAAATAATGGTACAGTATCTTTCGGAAAAGCATTGATAATTGGATTATTGATTTCTTTATTTGCCGCAATCGCATTTGGATTATTAGATGTAGTTTATATAAAGTATATCAACCCTAATTTTTCTGCAGAATATTATGGTCACATTATAGAAGAAATGCGTACTACTCTTTCTGAAGAAGAATTTAAAATAAAGCTTTCAGAATTAGAGACTCAAAAAGAATTATTTTCAAATCCTTTAATGAATTTTTTATTGATGTCTGTAACAGTCCTTATCATCGGATTTATTATTTCACTGATTTCAGGACTCATGCTACATAGAAAACCATCTCAATAA
- a CDS encoding DUF1801 domain-containing protein — protein MQHKANTPDEYIEAIPEERKEVMQNLRRVILDNLPEGFSEVMNYGLIGYVIPHETYPNGYHCDPKLPLPFMNIASQKNFIAVYHMGIYADKELMDWFVGEYPKYVKTKLDMGKSCIRFKKIDQIPLQLIGELAAKMTPQEWINIYETNIKKK, from the coding sequence ATGCAACACAAAGCAAACACACCAGATGAATATATTGAAGCTATACCCGAAGAACGTAAAGAGGTTATGCAAAATTTAAGAAGGGTGATTTTAGATAATCTCCCAGAAGGATTCTCTGAAGTAATGAATTATGGATTAATAGGATATGTGATCCCCCACGAAACATATCCCAATGGATATCATTGTGACCCAAAATTACCGTTACCATTTATGAATATTGCATCTCAGAAAAATTTTATTGCTGTATATCATATGGGGATTTATGCGGATAAAGAATTAATGGATTGGTTTGTAGGGGAGTATCCTAAATATGTAAAAACTAAGTTAGATATGGGTAAAAGTTGTATTCGTTTTAAGAAAATTGATCAAATTCCTTTACAACTAATTGGAGAATTAGCTGCTAAAATGACTCCCCAAGAGTGGATTAACATATATGAAACTAATATAAAAAAGAAATAA
- a CDS encoding VOC family protein — protein sequence MKRVTGLGGFFFKTKDPKTTKEWYGKHLGLPVDDYGCTFWWKDKDGNDCSTQWSPFKEDTNYFSPSKKEFMMNFRVENLVELLKVLKEEGVKIVGEIEEYEYGKFGWIVDPEGNKIELWEPIDKAFL from the coding sequence ATGAAAAGAGTAACAGGGCTAGGAGGTTTTTTTTTCAAAACAAAAGATCCAAAAACAACAAAAGAATGGTATGGCAAACATTTAGGGTTACCTGTAGATGATTATGGATGCACTTTTTGGTGGAAAGACAAAGATGGCAATGATTGTTCTACGCAATGGAGCCCTTTTAAAGAAGACACCAACTATTTTTCTCCTAGCAAAAAAGAATTCATGATGAATTTTAGAGTAGAAAACCTAGTAGAACTCTTAAAAGTTCTAAAAGAAGAAGGGGTAAAAATAGTTGGTGAAATAGAAGAATATGAATATGGTAAATTTGGATGGATTGTAGATCCCGAAGGCAATAAAATTGAGCTTTGGGAACCTATAGATAAAGCATTTTTATAA
- a CDS encoding TM2 domain-containing protein has product MSEENNNLGDDLKKGAEEALDAAKETASEFAEGAKETFNEVTGDNKKVLAGILGILFGSLGIHKFVLGYNKEGIIQLIISVVTCGAGGIVGLIEGIIYLTKSDEEFYQTYQVGKKPWF; this is encoded by the coding sequence ATGAGTGAAGAAAACAACAATTTGGGAGATGATCTGAAAAAAGGAGCTGAAGAAGCGCTTGATGCAGCAAAAGAAACAGCTAGTGAGTTTGCCGAAGGGGCCAAAGAAACATTTAACGAAGTAACAGGTGATAACAAAAAAGTTCTTGCAGGTATCTTAGGAATACTTTTTGGATCATTAGGGATTCATAAATTTGTTTTAGGGTACAATAAAGAAGGTATTATCCAATTAATTATATCAGTAGTTACCTGTGGTGCAGGTGGTATTGTAGGATTAATTGAGGGGATTATTTACTTGACCAAATCTGATGAAGAATTCTACCAAACCTATCAAGTAGGTAAAAAACCTTGGTTCTAA
- a CDS encoding helix-turn-helix transcriptional regulator, with protein sequence MGITKTQIFDQQQNELAQTFKILGHPARIAILQYISKQDACICNDLVEEIGLAQATISQHLKELKSIGLLKGEVEGKSMCYCINIDKWNELQQNLNSFFNTTKQNCC encoded by the coding sequence ATGGGTATTACCAAAACTCAAATATTCGATCAACAACAAAACGAACTAGCTCAAACTTTTAAAATACTTGGGCATCCTGCGCGTATCGCCATACTTCAATATATAAGTAAACAAGATGCTTGTATATGTAATGATTTGGTAGAAGAAATAGGTTTAGCACAAGCTACTATATCACAACATCTCAAGGAATTAAAAAGTATCGGCCTCCTAAAAGGAGAAGTCGAAGGAAAAAGTATGTGTTATTGTATCAATATTGACAAATGGAATGAATTACAACAAAACCTCAATTCATTTTTTAATACCACGAAACAGAACTGTTGTTAA
- a CDS encoding DUF6428 family protein, whose product MNTSEFISLLGEHQDKPLLFEYAPGMLVGANYHITEVKHVTIDSVDCGAGTDSWKETIIQLWESPNELGKRDYLSSYKALGILRKVGTMTAYEMDAPVKIEYGNSMFHTAHLHITGFNINDGQLIVKLAVNPTDCKAKETCGVPESSAVEANSCAPGSGCC is encoded by the coding sequence ATGAATACATCAGAATTTATTTCATTATTAGGAGAACATCAAGACAAACCTTTACTGTTTGAATATGCGCCTGGAATGCTGGTAGGTGCTAATTATCATATTACAGAAGTAAAACATGTAACCATAGACTCTGTTGATTGTGGAGCAGGAACAGATTCTTGGAAAGAAACAATCATTCAGTTATGGGAAAGTCCAAATGAATTAGGGAAACGAGATTATCTAAGTTCCTATAAGGCATTAGGCATTCTTAGAAAAGTAGGAACAATGACTGCTTATGAAATGGATGCTCCAGTAAAAATCGAATACGGAAATTCTATGTTTCACACTGCACATTTACATATTACTGGATTTAATATAAATGATGGACAACTAATAGTAAAACTTGCCGTAAACCCTACCGATTGTAAAGCGAAAGAAACCTGTGGAGTTCCAGAATCATCTGCTGTCGAAGCAAATTCTTGTGCACCAGGAAGTGGATGTTGCTAG
- a CDS encoding GNAT family N-acetyltransferase — protein MKPKIEILTFNEEDWQDIAKIYKEGIDTGIATFETKIPKWEQWNQVHIGSCRLKAVLNNEIIGWAALAPVSTRDVYRGVAEISIYITSNRRNLGVGKLLLTKLIEESEKKGFWTLQAGIFSNNKASIHLHTSLGFRVIGYREKIGKLSNIWYDNTILERRSKTIM, from the coding sequence ATGAAACCAAAAATAGAAATATTAACTTTTAATGAAGAAGATTGGCAAGATATTGCTAAAATCTACAAAGAAGGAATAGATACTGGTATAGCAACTTTCGAAACCAAAATCCCAAAATGGGAACAATGGAATCAAGTTCATATTGGATCCTGCAGATTAAAAGCTGTTCTAAATAATGAAATTATTGGTTGGGCAGCTTTAGCTCCTGTCTCTACAAGAGATGTTTATAGAGGCGTTGCAGAAATTAGTATTTACATAACATCAAATCGTAGGAATTTGGGAGTCGGCAAGTTACTTTTGACTAAATTAATTGAAGAAAGCGAAAAAAAAGGATTTTGGACCCTACAAGCAGGAATATTTAGTAATAATAAAGCTAGCATTCATCTACACACATCCCTAGGATTTAGAGTCATTGGATATAGAGAAAAAATAGGCAAATTGTCTAACATATGGTATGACAATACCATTTTAGAACGTAGAAGTAAAACAATAATGTAA
- a CDS encoding arsenate reductase ArsC: protein MNILVLCTGNSCRSQMAEGYLKHFAKDSATVYSAGVETHGVNPRAIAIMKEDGIDISNHTSNNLEEYLDLKFDYILTVCDNAKERCPFFPGKAERLHYNFFDPSKVEGTEEEIHAAFTKTRNQIKEYCHDFVNKSVLQTT from the coding sequence ATGAACATTTTAGTATTATGCACAGGAAATTCCTGTAGAAGTCAAATGGCAGAAGGCTATTTAAAACATTTTGCAAAAGATAGTGCAACGGTTTATAGTGCCGGAGTAGAAACTCATGGTGTAAACCCTAGAGCTATCGCCATTATGAAAGAAGATGGAATTGATATCTCTAATCATACATCTAACAACCTAGAAGAATATTTAGATCTAAAATTCGATTATATTCTCACAGTTTGTGATAATGCAAAAGAAAGGTGCCCTTTTTTTCCAGGAAAAGCAGAACGCTTGCATTACAACTTTTTTGATCCTTCAAAAGTAGAAGGAACTGAAGAAGAAATTCATGCAGCTTTTACCAAAACAAGAAATCAAATTAAAGAATATTGCCACGATTTTGTAAATAAAAGCGTTTTACAAACTACATAG
- a CDS encoding mechanosensitive ion channel family protein, whose amino-acid sequence MKYVTAELEKEAVRLDGFHADWARPTFNLLRVFIIAFALIIVFPYIPGSDSPAFKGLSIFFGILFSLGSTSAISNIVAGVVITYMRPFKVGDRVEIGNTIGDVTERSLLVTRIRTIKNLDVTIPNSSILGNHIINFTKNASEDAGVILHTSVTIGYDVSSNEVIEALKMGAKNTDQVLSEPVPFVLIKSLDDFYVNYELNVYTKNPEKSAAIYSILHENIKNELHQSGIEILSPHYHAVRDGNNLAVPPSNIPENYAKPGFKIDK is encoded by the coding sequence TTGAAATATGTAACAGCAGAATTAGAAAAGGAAGCAGTGCGCTTAGATGGTTTTCATGCGGATTGGGCAAGACCAACTTTTAACTTGTTACGTGTTTTTATCATTGCTTTTGCGCTTATAATTGTATTTCCGTACATACCAGGTTCTGATTCTCCTGCTTTTAAAGGATTGTCAATTTTCTTTGGTATTTTATTCTCTTTAGGATCTACCTCGGCAATATCGAATATTGTAGCAGGTGTTGTAATAACCTATATGAGGCCTTTTAAAGTAGGTGATAGGGTAGAGATTGGAAATACTATTGGGGATGTCACTGAAAGAAGTTTGTTGGTTACAAGAATTCGTACAATTAAAAACTTAGATGTAACAATTCCTAACTCTTCGATTTTAGGAAATCATATTATTAATTTCACTAAAAATGCCTCAGAAGATGCAGGTGTCATTTTACATACTTCGGTTACGATTGGATATGATGTATCTAGTAATGAAGTTATAGAAGCTTTAAAAATGGGAGCAAAGAATACGGATCAGGTTTTAAGCGAACCCGTACCCTTTGTTTTGATTAAAAGTTTGGATGATTTTTACGTAAATTATGAATTAAATGTTTACACCAAAAATCCAGAAAAGTCAGCTGCTATTTATTCGATACTACATGAGAATATTAAAAATGAATTACATCAATCGGGAATAGAAATTCTATCCCCACACTATCATGCCGTAAGAGATGGAAACAATCTGGCAGTTCCGCCTTCGAACATTCCTGAAAACTATGCTAAACCAGGGTTTAAGATTGACAAGTAA
- a CDS encoding lysophospholipid acyltransferase family protein, translating to MAVVTSKEVAKGLKLDKLGFIGTFVGWMILKITRLSKINRQYDSISHLEGKEFVKSVLDMYGVTFEIPPEDLKRLPKQGAFITLSNHPLGGLDGILLLKLMFEHRSDYKIIANFLLHNFTPLKPFIMPVNPFENRKEVKSSLGGIREAISHLKDGKPLGIFPAGEVSTMKEGKNYVDKPWETGAMRLVKKAQVPVIPIYFHARNSRLFYQLASINDTLRTAKLPSELFSQENKVIKVRIGNPVSVKDQEEYGNIEDFTNFLRKKTYMLANPYEKKTLMESIPQNLKIPKSPKQIAVEGSINSIESELRFCRDNDMRLLVSKNYEVFLAKKECIPNVVHEIGRLREITFREIGEGTNQSIDLDPFDDYYHHMFLWDMKAKKLAGAYRMGMGNEIYSNFGIDGFYLQDLFRFEPELHKMMSESIEMGRAFIIKEYQQRPMPLFLLWKGIVHCTLRFPDHKYLIGGVSISNKFSNFSKSLMIEFMKSHYYDPYVAQYVRPKKEFKVKLKDADKDFVFDESRSDLNKFDKIIDEIEPGSLRIPVLIKKYIKQNAKVVAFNVDPLFNNAVDGLMYIRIADLPDSTVKPVMEEFQAELEQKYFKNADK from the coding sequence ATGGCGGTAGTCACCTCTAAAGAAGTAGCCAAAGGGCTCAAATTGGATAAACTTGGTTTTATTGGCACTTTTGTTGGCTGGATGATTCTTAAAATCACACGGTTATCAAAAATAAATCGTCAATACGATAGTATTAGCCACTTAGAAGGAAAGGAGTTTGTTAAGAGTGTATTAGATATGTATGGTGTTACTTTCGAGATACCACCCGAAGATCTAAAAAGACTACCTAAACAAGGTGCCTTTATAACACTTTCTAACCATCCACTGGGAGGATTAGATGGAATACTTCTTCTGAAATTAATGTTTGAACATCGCTCAGATTACAAGATAATAGCAAATTTTCTTTTGCATAATTTTACTCCTTTAAAACCTTTTATTATGCCCGTTAATCCTTTCGAGAATAGAAAGGAAGTTAAATCTAGTTTAGGAGGAATTAGAGAAGCAATTTCGCATCTTAAAGATGGAAAGCCTTTAGGTATATTTCCTGCTGGAGAAGTGTCAACAATGAAAGAGGGTAAGAATTATGTAGACAAACCATGGGAAACTGGAGCAATGAGATTGGTAAAGAAAGCTCAGGTTCCCGTGATTCCAATATATTTTCATGCAAGAAATAGTAGGCTTTTTTATCAGTTAGCTTCTATTAACGATACGCTAAGAACTGCTAAGCTACCAAGCGAGCTTTTTTCGCAAGAAAATAAGGTGATTAAAGTGCGAATTGGGAATCCTGTTTCTGTAAAAGATCAAGAAGAGTATGGCAACATAGAAGATTTTACGAATTTCTTACGTAAAAAAACATATATGTTGGCTAATCCATATGAGAAGAAAACATTGATGGAATCTATTCCTCAAAATTTAAAGATTCCTAAGTCTCCAAAACAAATCGCGGTAGAAGGAAGTATAAATTCTATAGAATCAGAACTTAGATTTTGTCGTGATAATGATATGCGTTTATTGGTAAGTAAAAATTACGAGGTTTTTCTTGCTAAAAAAGAGTGTATACCCAATGTTGTACATGAAATTGGTCGATTACGTGAAATTACATTTAGAGAGATTGGAGAAGGAACAAATCAATCAATTGATTTAGATCCTTTTGATGATTATTATCATCATATGTTCTTATGGGATATGAAAGCTAAAAAGTTAGCTGGAGCCTATAGAATGGGAATGGGGAATGAAATTTATTCTAATTTTGGAATTGATGGATTTTATCTGCAAGATCTATTTAGGTTCGAACCAGAATTGCACAAAATGATGAGTGAGTCTATTGAAATGGGTAGAGCATTTATTATAAAAGAATATCAGCAACGTCCGATGCCGTTATTTTTACTTTGGAAAGGTATTGTGCACTGTACGCTTCGTTTTCCAGATCATAAATATTTAATTGGTGGTGTAAGTATTAGTAATAAGTTTAGTAATTTTTCTAAGTCTTTGATGATTGAGTTTATGAAATCTCATTACTATGACCCTTATGTAGCACAATATGTTAGACCTAAAAAAGAATTTAAGGTTAAACTTAAGGATGCGGATAAGGACTTTGTATTTGATGAGAGTAGAAGTGACCTTAATAAGTTTGATAAAATTATTGATGAAATTGAACCTGGAAGTCTTCGTATACCAGTTTTAATCAAAAAATACATCAAACAAAATGCGAAGGTAGTAGCCTTTAATGTTGATCCATTATTTAATAATGCGGTAGATGGGTTGATGTATATAAGAATAGCAGATCTACCAGATAGTACGGTTAAGCCAGTAATGGAAGAATTTCAGGCAGAATTAGAACAGAAGTATTTCAAAAATGCCGACAAATAA
- a CDS encoding aspartate kinase, producing the protein MRVFKFGGASVKDAKAVKNVVSVLQRVEYSDIVIIVSAMGKTTNALESVVEHYLNNSNQFKNAIDFIKQYHNEILTDLFVNKQHPIFDKIHSLILDMETMLSRNKSNQYDYVYDQTVCYGELISTAIVSEYLSENGYDNELLDARDVIKTNDVYRDAIVNWDFTQKNIDTKVNKKGLTITQGFIASNSNNFTTTLGREGSDYTAGIFAYCTNAVSVTIWKDVPGVLNGDPRVFENTKLLSQISYEEAIELAFYGASVIHPKTLQPLQRKEIPLYVKSFLDPKSEGTSVKKGQRLVPYLPCYIIKKDQILLSLSSLDFSFMVEENISEVFALFHKYHLKVDLIQNSAISFSVCLDDKFNNFDELLMHLKAKFSVIYERNVSLFTIRHFDKESILFLEENKDILLKQSTKETYQMVAKQ; encoded by the coding sequence ATGAGGGTTTTTAAATTTGGAGGAGCATCTGTAAAAGATGCTAAAGCGGTAAAAAATGTAGTTAGCGTATTACAGAGAGTTGAATATTCTGATATTGTAATAATAGTATCCGCAATGGGAAAAACTACTAATGCCCTGGAATCCGTTGTAGAACATTACCTTAACAATAGCAATCAATTTAAAAACGCTATAGATTTTATAAAACAATATCACAACGAAATACTTACAGATCTTTTTGTAAATAAACAGCATCCAATTTTTGATAAGATACATTCTCTTATTCTAGATATGGAAACGATGCTTAGTAGAAATAAATCGAATCAATATGATTATGTATATGATCAAACGGTTTGTTATGGTGAACTAATATCTACTGCTATTGTTAGCGAATATTTGTCAGAAAATGGATATGACAATGAATTATTAGATGCTAGAGATGTAATAAAGACGAATGATGTTTACCGTGATGCGATCGTTAATTGGGATTTTACTCAAAAAAACATTGATACGAAAGTTAATAAAAAAGGATTAACAATAACGCAAGGTTTCATAGCCTCTAATTCAAATAATTTTACAACTACACTTGGTAGAGAAGGGAGTGACTACACAGCTGGAATTTTTGCTTATTGTACAAATGCTGTAAGTGTAACGATATGGAAAGATGTACCAGGAGTATTAAATGGAGATCCAAGAGTTTTTGAAAACACTAAACTATTATCGCAAATCTCTTATGAAGAAGCTATAGAATTAGCATTTTATGGAGCTTCTGTGATTCATCCTAAAACCTTGCAGCCATTACAAAGAAAGGAGATTCCGTTATATGTTAAGTCCTTTCTTGATCCTAAAAGTGAAGGGACTTCAGTTAAAAAAGGACAGAGATTAGTCCCGTATTTACCTTGTTATATCATAAAAAAAGATCAAATACTTCTATCTCTTTCTTCTTTGGATTTCTCATTTATGGTAGAGGAAAACATAAGTGAGGTTTTTGCACTTTTTCATAAGTATCACTTAAAAGTAGATCTTATACAGAACTCAGCTATTAGTTTTTCTGTTTGTTTGGATGATAAATTCAATAATTTTGATGAATTACTGATGCACTTAAAAGCAAAATTCAGTGTTATATATGAAAGGAATGTTTCTTTATTTACGATTAGACATTTTGATAAAGAATCAATTCTGTTTTTAGAAGAAAACAAGGATATTTTACTTAAACAAAGTACAAAAGAAACGTATCAAATGGTTGCAAAACAATAA
- a CDS encoding GNAT family N-acetyltransferase → MDYIIRDAVAEDMPQALTLIEELALFEKEPDAVEVTVEDLINEGFGEKPLFHCFVAEINNELVGLALVYFRFSTWKGRTVHLEDLIVRESMRGSGIGMALYKRVMQYGKEKGVKRVEWNVLDWNKPAVNFYLKSGAKILEGWQVVQMDEHGLNAFVSKM, encoded by the coding sequence ATGGACTATATAATAAGAGATGCTGTAGCAGAGGATATGCCTCAAGCACTTACATTAATTGAAGAATTAGCTCTTTTTGAAAAAGAACCTGATGCTGTAGAAGTGACGGTAGAGGATCTGATTAATGAAGGCTTTGGAGAAAAACCATTGTTTCATTGTTTTGTGGCAGAAATTAATAATGAGTTAGTAGGTTTAGCATTGGTGTATTTTAGGTTTTCTACTTGGAAAGGAAGAACTGTGCATCTAGAGGACTTAATTGTTAGAGAGTCTATGAGGGGTTCTGGTATTGGAATGGCTTTATATAAAAGAGTTATGCAGTACGGAAAGGAGAAAGGTGTAAAAAGAGTAGAGTGGAATGTCCTGGATTGGAATAAACCCGCAGTTAATTTTTATCTAAAAAGTGGCGCTAAAATCCTAGAAGGTTGGCAGGTTGTGCAGATGGACGAACATGGATTAAATGCATTTGTTTCGAAGATGTAA
- the fbp gene encoding class 1 fructose-bisphosphatase, which translates to MARKNQTLGEFIIENQKDFPYASGELSRLINSIRLAAKMVNHEVNKAGLVDITGAIGETNIQGEDQQKLDVLANETFINTLTNREIVCGIASEENDDFITIKGQKSDHRNNYVVLMDPLDGSSNIDVNVSVGTIFSIYRRVTPTGTPVTMEDFLQPGNLQVAAGYIIYGTSTMLVYTTGHGVNGFTLNPALGTYYLSHPNMTFPEDGNIYSVNEGNYIHFPQGIKDYIKYCQEEKQDRPYTSRYIGSLVSDIHRNMIKGGIYMYPSTSKSPNGKLRLLYECNPMAFIAEQAGGSASDGFRRILEIKPTELHERTPFICGSKNMVSKVESFMKSSES; encoded by the coding sequence ATGGCCAGAAAAAACCAAACCTTAGGAGAATTTATTATCGAAAACCAAAAAGATTTTCCATACGCTAGTGGAGAACTTTCTCGATTGATCAATTCAATTCGACTAGCTGCAAAAATGGTAAACCATGAAGTAAACAAAGCCGGTTTGGTTGATATTACTGGTGCAATTGGCGAAACTAATATACAAGGCGAAGACCAACAAAAACTTGATGTACTAGCTAATGAAACCTTTATCAATACACTAACAAATCGAGAAATCGTTTGTGGTATTGCTTCTGAAGAAAATGATGACTTCATCACAATAAAAGGACAAAAGAGCGATCATAGAAACAATTATGTAGTACTTATGGATCCATTGGATGGTAGTTCTAACATAGATGTTAACGTTTCTGTAGGAACAATTTTTTCGATTTACAGAAGAGTTACTCCAACAGGAACGCCTGTTACTATGGAAGATTTCTTACAACCTGGTAATTTACAAGTTGCTGCTGGATATATTATTTACGGAACATCTACTATGCTGGTATATACTACTGGCCACGGTGTTAATGGATTTACATTAAACCCAGCTTTGGGTACATATTACTTATCACACCCAAACATGACTTTTCCTGAAGACGGAAACATTTACTCTGTAAACGAAGGAAACTATATTCATTTCCCACAAGGTATAAAAGATTACATTAAGTACTGTCAAGAAGAAAAACAGGATCGTCCATATACATCCAGATATATAGGTTCCTTAGTTAGTGATATTCATCGTAATATGATAAAAGGCGGAATTTATATGTATCCTAGTACTTCTAAATCTCCAAACGGAAAACTTCGTTTACTTTACGAATGTAATCCAATGGCTTTTATTGCAGAACAAGCAGGTGGATCAGCAAGTGATGGGTTTAGAAGGATTTTAGAAATAAAACCTACAGAATTACATGAACGTACTCCATTTATATGTGGTAGTAAAAATATGGTTTCGAAAGTAGAGTCATTTATGAAAAGTTCTGAATCCTAA